A part of Pseudoalteromonas arctica A 37-1-2 genomic DNA contains:
- a CDS encoding YqgE/AlgH family protein, producing the protein MQSLENHFLIAMPSMQDPFFKRAVTYICEHNEDGAMGLVINQPIDVTVGELLDKIEIDNDKTQNAAKVSVFAGGPVKTDRGFVLHSPQSGYSASQKLSSDIMITTSKDVLASLTTAQAPEQFIITLGYSGWEQGQLEQELLDNSWLIIEADPKIIFDTPVEKRWEKAVSMLGFDISQLSPEAGHA; encoded by the coding sequence ATGCAGTCATTAGAAAATCATTTTTTAATCGCGATGCCGTCGATGCAAGACCCTTTTTTTAAACGTGCTGTTACCTATATTTGTGAGCACAATGAAGATGGGGCTATGGGCTTGGTAATAAACCAACCTATTGATGTTACCGTTGGCGAACTTTTAGATAAAATAGAAATTGATAACGACAAAACTCAAAACGCAGCAAAAGTAAGTGTGTTTGCAGGGGGACCCGTTAAAACTGACCGTGGTTTTGTTTTGCACTCTCCCCAATCAGGTTATTCAGCAAGCCAAAAACTCAGTAGCGATATTATGATCACTACCTCAAAAGACGTTTTAGCAAGCTTAACTACCGCACAAGCACCTGAACAATTTATTATTACATTGGGTTATTCAGGATGGGAGCAAGGACAACTCGAACAAGAGTTACTTGATAACAGTTGGTTGATCATAGAAGCCGATCCGAAGATCATTTTTGACACCCCCGTTGAAAAACGATGGGAAAAAGCAGTTTCAATGTTGGGCTTTGATATTAGCCAACTCAGCCCTGAAGCTGGTCACGCATAA
- a CDS encoding type IV pilus twitching motility protein PilT — MDITELLAFSVQHKASDLHLSSGVSPMIRVDGDVRRINIPALADKDVNSLVYDIMNDNQRKDYEQNLEVDFSFEVPNLARFRVNAFNSNRGPAAVFRTIPSEVLTLDDLGAPDIFKTISDTPRGLVLVTGPTGSGKSTTLAAMVDYINQNKHHHILTIEDPIEFVHDNKLSLINQREVHRDTHSFSNALRSALREDPDVILVGELRDLETIRLAMTAAETGHLVFGTLHTTSAPKTIDRIIDVFPGEEKSMVRSMLSESLRAVISQTLLKKIGGGRVAAHEIMIAVPAIRNLIREDKIAQMYSSIQTGASVGMQTMDQCLTNLVNHGIVTNAAAKEKAQDKTQFGG, encoded by the coding sequence ATGGATATTACCGAATTATTAGCGTTTAGTGTGCAACACAAAGCATCCGATTTACATTTATCGTCGGGTGTTTCACCTATGATACGCGTAGACGGTGATGTTCGCCGCATTAATATACCAGCCCTTGCAGACAAAGACGTAAACAGTCTGGTTTACGATATTATGAACGATAATCAACGCAAGGACTATGAACAAAATCTCGAAGTGGATTTTTCGTTTGAAGTGCCTAATTTAGCACGTTTTCGTGTGAATGCGTTTAACTCTAATCGCGGGCCTGCTGCGGTATTTCGTACCATACCAAGTGAAGTGTTAACGCTTGATGATTTAGGTGCGCCAGATATTTTTAAAACAATCTCCGATACCCCACGTGGACTCGTGTTAGTGACAGGTCCAACGGGCTCTGGTAAATCAACAACACTTGCCGCTATGGTCGATTATATAAATCAAAATAAACATCACCATATTCTAACAATAGAAGATCCAATCGAGTTTGTTCACGATAATAAATTAAGCCTTATTAATCAACGTGAGGTACATCGCGATACTCATAGCTTTTCAAACGCGCTACGTAGTGCATTGCGTGAAGATCCAGATGTAATACTTGTGGGTGAGTTACGTGATTTAGAAACAATTCGTCTTGCAATGACCGCTGCTGAAACAGGCCACTTAGTGTTTGGCACGTTGCATACAACATCTGCACCAAAAACCATTGACCGTATTATCGATGTATTCCCAGGTGAAGAAAAATCAATGGTACGTTCAATGTTATCTGAATCTTTGCGTGCTGTTATCTCGCAAACACTGCTTAAAAAGATTGGTGGCGGGCGAGTTGCAGCACACGAAATTATGATTGCAGTACCTGCTATTCGTAACTTAATTCGTGAAGATAAAATTGCACAAATGTACTCGTCTATTCAAACCGGTGCGTCTGTGGGCATGCAAACAATGGATCAATGTTTAACTAATTTAGTTAATCACGGCATTGTTACAAATGCGGCAGCGAAAGAAAAAGCACAAGACAAAACACAATTTGGCGGGTAA
- the proC gene encoding pyrroline-5-carboxylate reductase, which translates to MSDKKIAFIGTGNMSYAIIGGMVKNGFNASNIIATNRNQEKLEKVAFDFKVQTTSDNNEALRDADVIVLSVKPQMMGDLCKSFQESGVDFSDKLFISVAAGLTVKRLREMLGQDVKMVRCMPNTPSLLGRGVSGLYGAGETQSEHEFVQQVFECTGIVVWVEKESQINDIIAVTGSSPAYFFLFMEAIEEKAKALGFNDEDARRLVQQTALGAAEMALSQPDITISQLRSNVTSKGGTTHAAVEHLKDEGLTKTVGDAMDACIARAEQMEKEL; encoded by the coding sequence ATGTCAGATAAAAAAATCGCATTTATAGGCACAGGTAATATGAGCTACGCCATTATTGGTGGCATGGTAAAAAACGGTTTTAACGCAAGTAACATTATTGCGACTAACCGCAACCAAGAAAAGCTTGAAAAGGTAGCCTTTGATTTCAAGGTGCAAACCACCAGTGACAATAACGAAGCCCTGCGCGATGCTGATGTAATTGTTTTGTCTGTTAAACCACAAATGATGGGCGATTTATGTAAATCGTTTCAAGAGTCGGGCGTAGATTTTAGCGATAAACTGTTTATTTCTGTTGCTGCTGGCTTAACTGTAAAACGTTTACGTGAAATGCTAGGTCAAGACGTTAAAATGGTACGCTGTATGCCAAATACACCGTCTTTATTAGGCCGTGGTGTATCAGGTTTATATGGCGCGGGCGAAACACAAAGCGAACACGAGTTTGTACAACAAGTTTTTGAATGCACTGGCATTGTTGTATGGGTCGAAAAAGAATCACAAATTAACGATATTATTGCTGTGACCGGCTCATCACCAGCTTACTTTTTCTTATTTATGGAAGCCATAGAAGAAAAAGCTAAAGCGCTGGGCTTTAATGATGAAGACGCTCGTCGTTTAGTACAGCAAACAGCCCTTGGCGCCGCAGAAATGGCACTTAGCCAGCCTGATATTACTATTTCGCAACTACGTTCAAACGTAACATCTAAAGGCGGTACTACTCACGCAGCTGTTGAGCACTTAAAAGATGAAGGCTTAACTAAAACCGTTGGCGATGCAATGGATGCGTGTATTGCGCGTGCAGAGCAAATGGAAAAAGAACTTTAA
- a CDS encoding DUF885 domain-containing protein — MRKLTFIAAAVSVALLAGCQQTTQQATSAPIAQAVQSQQSEIDKANAFFEDTFNRDVMSSPVYQTYMGIKQDYDKWDDGSEERQLKDLAQTKADLVALKAISRDLLDDATKVSYDLKKQDLESSIADFKWRYHNYPVNQMFGTHSMIPAFLINQHSISNVKEAKDYISRLNGVTGVIDQLIVDLTVRAEKGIIAPKFVFPHVIDSSKNIIHGAPFEKGDDSTLLADFKRKVTALEISQDEKDSLISDASDALKSAVKPSYSKLINYLAQLEKRADDRDGAWKLPDGEAFYNNALKRTTTTDLTAKEIHAIGLSEVARIHDEMREIKDKVGFKGDLKAFMQFMKTDKQFYYPNDAQGKQRYLDEATGLIDTMKTRLDELFIVKPKAGLKVKAVEAFREKAAGKAFYQQPAPDGSRPGVYYANLFDMEAMPTYQMEALAYHEGIPGHHMQIAISQELEGIPKFRKFGGYTAYIEGWGLYSEFIPKEMGMYSDPYSDFGRLSMELWRACRLVVDTGIHAMKWTRQEGIDYYVNNTPNATSDGVKMVERHIVMPSQATAYKVGMLKILELREEAKKQLGDKFDIRQFHDVVLKNGPVPLNVLENFVNEWVASKKA; from the coding sequence ATGCGTAAACTTACTTTTATTGCGGCCGCAGTAAGCGTTGCACTACTTGCTGGTTGCCAGCAAACAACACAGCAAGCGACTTCAGCTCCTATTGCACAAGCAGTTCAATCACAACAAAGTGAAATAGACAAAGCCAATGCATTTTTTGAAGATACATTTAACCGCGACGTAATGAGCAGTCCTGTATATCAAACATACATGGGTATTAAGCAAGATTACGATAAGTGGGATGATGGCAGCGAAGAAAGACAGCTTAAAGATTTAGCGCAAACAAAAGCTGACCTAGTTGCACTAAAAGCAATCAGCCGTGATTTATTAGATGATGCAACAAAAGTTAGCTACGACTTAAAAAAACAAGATCTTGAAAGCTCAATTGCTGACTTTAAATGGCGCTACCATAATTACCCTGTGAACCAAATGTTTGGTACGCATTCTATGATCCCTGCATTTTTAATTAATCAGCACTCAATTAGTAATGTAAAAGAAGCTAAAGACTACATTTCTCGTTTAAATGGTGTAACTGGTGTTATTGATCAGCTTATCGTTGATTTAACTGTACGTGCAGAAAAAGGCATCATTGCCCCTAAATTTGTATTCCCGCATGTTATTGATTCAAGCAAAAACATTATTCACGGTGCACCGTTTGAAAAAGGCGATGATTCTACATTGCTTGCTGACTTTAAACGTAAAGTAACAGCGCTTGAAATTAGCCAAGACGAAAAAGACTCGTTAATCAGCGATGCATCAGATGCATTAAAATCGGCTGTTAAACCATCTTACTCTAAGTTAATTAATTACCTTGCACAGCTTGAAAAACGCGCAGATGATCGCGATGGCGCATGGAAATTACCTGATGGCGAAGCGTTTTATAACAACGCACTTAAGCGCACAACTACAACAGATTTAACTGCTAAAGAAATCCATGCAATTGGCCTATCTGAAGTGGCACGTATTCATGATGAAATGCGTGAAATTAAAGACAAAGTTGGCTTTAAAGGCGACTTAAAAGCGTTTATGCAGTTTATGAAAACTGACAAGCAATTTTACTACCCTAATGATGCACAAGGTAAACAACGCTACCTTGATGAAGCCACTGGGCTTATTGATACAATGAAAACGCGTTTAGATGAGTTATTCATTGTTAAACCAAAAGCAGGTTTAAAAGTAAAAGCGGTTGAAGCATTCCGTGAAAAAGCAGCAGGTAAAGCATTTTACCAACAGCCGGCTCCAGATGGGTCACGCCCAGGTGTTTACTACGCTAACCTTTTTGATATGGAAGCAATGCCAACGTATCAAATGGAAGCACTGGCATACCATGAAGGTATTCCAGGACACCACATGCAAATAGCTATTTCGCAAGAGCTAGAAGGAATTCCTAAATTCCGTAAATTTGGTGGCTACACAGCGTATATTGAAGGTTGGGGTTTATACTCAGAGTTCATTCCTAAAGAAATGGGCATGTACTCAGACCCTTACTCAGATTTTGGTCGCCTTTCAATGGAATTATGGCGCGCATGTCGCTTAGTTGTTGATACGGGTATTCACGCAATGAAGTGGACTCGCCAAGAAGGTATTGATTACTACGTAAATAACACGCCTAATGCAACATCTGACGGTGTTAAAATGGTTGAGCGTCACATTGTAATGCCTTCACAAGCAACGGCTTATAAAGTGGGTATGCTTAAGATTTTAGAGCTTCGTGAAGAAGCTAAAAAGCAACTTGGTGATAAATTTGATATTCGCCAGTTCCACGACGTAGTGCTTAAAAATGGTCCTGTACCACTTAATGTACTAGAAAACTTTGTTAATGAATGGGTAGCAAGCAAAAAGGCTTAA
- a CDS encoding DUF4426 domain-containing protein, translated as MNRLIKFCFIACLAFAFNAQSEEMQGAQYKELGPWQVHYIAFPSTFIQPKIAKAYGLERSGYKGIVNISILKNDAENTAQTAKLTGTARNLLGNKQTLTFKEVKEGDSIYYLAQVDYTNEEILRFEIEIQQSNQFQKLQFQQKFYVD; from the coding sequence ATGAACCGTTTAATTAAGTTTTGTTTTATTGCTTGTTTAGCATTTGCATTTAACGCGCAAAGCGAAGAAATGCAAGGCGCACAATATAAAGAGCTTGGCCCTTGGCAAGTGCATTACATCGCCTTTCCTTCTACTTTTATTCAGCCAAAAATAGCAAAAGCGTATGGCCTTGAGCGAAGCGGATACAAAGGCATTGTGAATATTTCTATATTAAAAAATGATGCCGAAAATACAGCCCAAACAGCAAAGCTTACTGGCACAGCTAGAAACCTACTTGGCAATAAACAAACGCTTACTTTTAAAGAAGTAAAAGAAGGTGATTCAATTTATTACCTTGCCCAAGTTGATTATACCAACGAAGAGATTTTACGCTTTGAGATTGAAATACAACAAAGTAATCAATTTCAAAAATTACAGTTTCAGCAAAAATTTTACGTAGATTAA
- a CDS encoding PilT/PilU family type 4a pilus ATPase — translation MALSLNDFLLIMIEKKGSDLFVSSQLPVSAKINGELTALSDDRLTDEQSLELVESAMSEKQKAEFHTTKECNFAIATDEGRFRISAFWQRDKAGMVIRRIVTQIPDVSELGLPSILTDVIMSKRGLVLFVGGTGTGKSTSLAALIGYRNRHQRGHILTIEDPIEFVHEHRKSIITQREVGLDTESFESALKSSLRQAPDVILIGEIRSQETMEYALSFAETGHLCVATLHANNANQAIDRIMHLVPKEKHDKLKYDLALNLRAIVAQQLVPTADGESRVAAIEILLNSPMVAELIKNGDIGGIKEAMAKSKEMGMQTFDQALFELYRQQRINYADALHHADSPNDLRLMIKLRNNEQQGAGFLQGVTIDGLDDKNSDQ, via the coding sequence ATGGCTTTATCTTTAAACGACTTTTTACTCATCATGATTGAGAAAAAAGGCTCTGACTTATTTGTATCGAGTCAGCTACCTGTAAGTGCAAAAATAAACGGCGAGCTAACAGCCCTCAGTGACGATAGGCTTACAGATGAGCAATCGCTTGAGTTAGTTGAATCTGCAATGAGCGAAAAGCAAAAAGCAGAGTTTCATACAACGAAAGAATGTAACTTTGCGATTGCCACCGACGAAGGGCGTTTTCGTATTTCTGCTTTTTGGCAACGCGATAAAGCAGGTATGGTTATTCGCCGCATTGTTACGCAAATACCTGATGTGAGTGAGCTAGGTCTTCCTTCTATTCTTACCGATGTAATTATGTCTAAGCGTGGCCTTGTTTTGTTCGTCGGTGGTACTGGCACGGGTAAATCAACCTCGCTAGCCGCACTTATTGGTTACCGTAACCGACATCAACGTGGTCATATACTGACTATTGAAGATCCGATTGAATTTGTTCATGAGCATCGCAAAAGTATTATTACTCAACGCGAAGTAGGGCTTGATACCGAAAGCTTTGAGTCAGCACTTAAAAGCTCATTACGCCAAGCTCCCGATGTAATTTTGATTGGTGAAATTCGCTCTCAAGAAACTATGGAATACGCACTAAGCTTTGCCGAAACAGGCCATTTATGTGTTGCAACACTGCATGCTAACAATGCTAACCAAGCGATTGACCGTATTATGCATTTAGTTCCAAAAGAAAAACACGATAAGCTTAAGTACGATTTAGCACTTAACTTACGTGCAATTGTGGCCCAGCAATTAGTACCGACTGCTGATGGTGAAAGCCGTGTTGCAGCTATTGAAATATTGCTTAACTCACCAATGGTTGCTGAACTGATTAAAAACGGTGATATTGGTGGTATTAAAGAGGCAATGGCTAAATCGAAAGAAATGGGCATGCAAACCTTTGACCAAGCATTATTTGAGCTGTATAGACAGCAGCGAATTAATTACGCTGATGCACTGCATCATGCTGATTCGCCAAATGATTTACGTTTAATGATTAAACTGCGCAATAACGAGCAGCAAGGTGCGGGCTTTTTACAAGGCGTTACTATTGATGGCCTTGACGATAAAAATAGCGATCAATAA
- the gshB gene encoding glutathione synthase has translation MAIKLGIISDPISGFNIKKDTGFAMMMQAQERGYEIYYMEMDDLSLRKGKSYATASKAQVFNNAEKWYELEEKATIALADLDVILMRKDPPFDTEYIYATYILERAEQEGTLIINKPQSLRDANEKLFTAWFSEHTPDTLVTRSQKQIREFLAEHKDIILKPLDGMGGASIFRLREDDANIGVICETLTEHGSRFAMVQNYIPEIKQGDKRVLVIDGEVIPYCLARIPQNGETRGNLAVGGRGEARPLSESDLKIAQAVAPTLKEKGLIFVGLDIIGDKLTEINVTAPTCVREIEAAYDISITGILFDAIERKLDK, from the coding sequence AATTAAGTTAGGTATTATTTCAGATCCTATTAGTGGATTTAACATCAAAAAAGACACCGGTTTTGCAATGATGATGCAAGCGCAAGAACGCGGCTACGAAATTTATTATATGGAGATGGATGATTTATCTCTTCGTAAAGGTAAGTCGTACGCTACAGCGTCTAAAGCGCAAGTGTTTAATAATGCAGAAAAATGGTACGAGCTTGAAGAAAAAGCCACTATAGCCCTTGCCGACCTTGATGTTATTTTAATGCGAAAAGATCCTCCTTTTGATACCGAATACATTTACGCGACGTATATTCTAGAGCGTGCAGAACAAGAAGGTACGTTAATAATTAACAAGCCACAAAGCCTTCGCGATGCTAACGAAAAGCTATTTACAGCATGGTTTAGCGAACATACGCCAGACACACTTGTTACACGTAGCCAAAAACAAATTCGTGAGTTTTTAGCCGAGCATAAAGACATTATTTTAAAACCCCTTGATGGCATGGGTGGCGCATCTATTTTTCGCCTTAGAGAAGACGATGCCAACATTGGTGTAATTTGTGAAACGCTAACCGAGCACGGCAGCCGCTTTGCTATGGTGCAAAATTACATCCCAGAGATCAAACAAGGCGACAAGCGCGTATTGGTTATTGATGGTGAGGTTATTCCGTATTGTTTAGCGCGAATTCCACAAAATGGTGAAACACGCGGTAATTTAGCTGTTGGCGGTCGAGGCGAAGCCCGTCCACTTAGCGAGTCAGATTTAAAAATAGCGCAAGCGGTTGCACCAACGCTTAAAGAAAAAGGCTTAATATTTGTAGGTTTAGATATTATTGGCGATAAATTAACTGAAATTAACGTAACTGCACCAACGTGTGTGCGCGAAATTGAAGCTGCTTATGATATTTCTATTACAGGTATTTTGTTTGATGCCATTGAAAGAAAGCTAGATAAATAA
- the ruvX gene encoding Holliday junction resolvase RuvX yields the protein MTKKSLKPQGERTVMGFDFGTKSIGIAIGQELTGSASSLKAVKAQDGIPNWDHIAVQVTEWQPDLMVVGLPLNMDGTSQEVTFKAKKFANRLHNHYGIPVQTQDERLTTADAKARLFESGGYKNLGKGNVDNMSAVIILESFFESSYGE from the coding sequence ATGACAAAAAAATCGCTTAAGCCGCAAGGCGAACGCACTGTAATGGGCTTTGACTTTGGCACCAAAAGTATTGGTATTGCTATTGGGCAAGAGCTAACAGGCAGCGCGTCTAGCCTTAAGGCTGTAAAAGCACAAGATGGCATTCCTAACTGGGACCATATTGCTGTACAAGTAACCGAATGGCAGCCTGACTTAATGGTTGTTGGCTTACCACTAAATATGGATGGAACGTCACAAGAGGTTACCTTTAAAGCAAAAAAGTTTGCCAACAGATTACATAATCATTATGGCATTCCGGTGCAAACACAAGACGAGCGTTTAACGACTGCGGATGCTAAAGCGCGACTTTTTGAAAGTGGTGGCTATAAAAACTTAGGCAAAGGTAACGTAGATAATATGTCTGCGGTTATTATTTTAGAAAGTTTTTTTGAGTCTAGTTACGGTGAATAA
- a CDS encoding YggS family pyridoxal phosphate-dependent enzyme has translation MTPQLTDKYMVTIAERLTSAYARIADAAKIAQRNTNEVTLLAVSKTKPSEDVIAAYEHGQREFGESYVQEAIDKIAQLQSYSDIIWHFIGPIQSNKSALVAANFDWVQSVDRIKIAKRLDSQRPDDKQPLNILIQVNISNEEAKSGCHRDEIDELADFINQCEHLTLRGLMAIPAKSNDLDTQIQSFEQLQTCFDKLKTQYPQVDTLSMGMSNDVEAAISAGSTMVRIGTDIFGTRT, from the coding sequence ATGACTCCACAACTAACTGATAAATATATGGTTACAATAGCAGAACGACTCACATCCGCCTACGCTAGAATTGCAGACGCGGCAAAAATTGCACAACGAAACACTAACGAAGTCACTCTACTGGCAGTGTCTAAAACTAAACCAAGCGAAGATGTTATTGCAGCTTATGAGCATGGTCAGCGCGAATTTGGTGAATCTTATGTTCAAGAGGCTATAGATAAAATAGCTCAACTACAGTCATATAGCGACATCATTTGGCATTTCATTGGCCCTATTCAATCTAATAAAAGTGCTTTAGTGGCTGCCAACTTTGATTGGGTGCAAAGTGTTGATCGCATAAAAATAGCGAAACGATTAGATTCCCAGCGCCCAGACGATAAACAGCCTCTTAATATACTTATTCAAGTAAATATAAGTAATGAAGAAGCGAAGTCGGGTTGCCACCGCGATGAAATAGATGAACTTGCCGATTTTATTAACCAATGTGAGCACTTAACACTTCGAGGTTTAATGGCGATTCCCGCTAAAAGCAACGATCTGGATACGCAAATTCAATCTTTTGAGCAATTACAAACTTGCTTTGATAAACTAAAGACCCAATATCCTCAAGTAGATACTTTGTCGATGGGTATGAGTAACGATGTTGAAGCTGCCATTAGTGCAGGCTCAACCATGGTAAGGATCGGCACAGACATTTTTGGAACACGAACTTAA
- the hemW gene encoding radical SAM family heme chaperone HemW — translation MNLPPLSLYVHVPWCVQKCPYCDFNSHGQKGEIPEAEYVQHLIDDLKADLHLVQGRKIHSIFIGGGTPSLLTGAAYTRLLNEVDNLIGLEEHCEITLEANPGTVETGRFKDYVKAGINRISIGVQSMQNDKLKALGRIHGSDEANYAAQQAKEAGLNSFNLDLMHGLPGQTLDDALSDLKQIIALDPPHISWYQLTIEPNTQFASKPPTLPQDEILWDIQEQGVELLAQAGYIQYEISGYAKPGYQCQHNLNYWRFGDYLGIGCGAHGKVTDANTGLITRTEKVKHPRGYMDLIKPYMYKSWHVEQDDLAFEFFMNRFRLVEPCPINDFNKLTTLPLQSQQSALNQAINKGLLTQTDSHWQVSLKGHRFLNDLLELFV, via the coding sequence GTGAACCTTCCACCACTGAGCTTATATGTGCACGTACCTTGGTGCGTGCAAAAATGCCCGTACTGCGATTTTAATAGCCACGGACAAAAAGGTGAAATACCTGAAGCTGAATATGTTCAGCATTTAATTGATGATTTAAAAGCAGATTTGCACTTAGTGCAAGGGCGTAAAATTCACAGTATCTTTATTGGTGGCGGTACTCCGAGCTTATTAACTGGTGCGGCTTATACTCGTTTATTAAATGAAGTCGACAACCTAATTGGTCTTGAAGAACACTGCGAAATTACCCTTGAAGCCAACCCAGGTACAGTAGAAACAGGTCGCTTTAAAGATTACGTAAAAGCAGGCATTAACCGTATTTCTATCGGTGTGCAAAGCATGCAAAACGACAAGTTAAAAGCACTTGGTCGGATTCATGGCAGCGACGAGGCAAACTATGCCGCGCAACAAGCTAAAGAAGCCGGTTTAAATAGCTTTAACCTTGATTTAATGCATGGCTTACCTGGGCAAACACTTGATGATGCACTGAGTGATTTAAAACAAATAATAGCGCTCGATCCACCGCATATATCTTGGTATCAACTAACTATTGAACCCAATACTCAGTTTGCTTCAAAACCACCTACCTTGCCACAAGACGAAATACTGTGGGACATTCAAGAGCAAGGGGTCGAGTTACTAGCTCAAGCAGGTTACATACAATACGAAATATCGGGCTATGCAAAACCAGGCTATCAGTGCCAACATAACTTGAATTATTGGCGTTTTGGCGATTATCTCGGTATTGGCTGCGGCGCGCATGGTAAGGTTACTGATGCAAATACAGGGCTTATTACGCGTACTGAAAAGGTTAAACACCCACGCGGCTATATGGATTTAATTAAACCGTATATGTACAAAAGCTGGCATGTAGAGCAAGACGATTTAGCGTTTGAATTTTTTATGAATCGCTTTCGCCTTGTTGAGCCTTGCCCAATTAATGATTTTAATAAACTTACAACACTACCACTGCAAAGTCAGCAAAGTGCATTAAACCAAGCAATTAATAAAGGTTTATTGACTCAAACAGACAGCCATTGGCAGGTAAGCTTAAAAGGTCATCGCTTTTTAAATGACCTGCTAGAATTATTTGTGTAG
- a CDS encoding XTP/dITP diphosphatase — translation MTKTLVLATGNPGKVNELANMLSPLNINVVPQSDFNVGEVAETGTTFVENAIIKARHAAKITGMPAIADDSGLEVDGLNGAPGVYSARFAGPGASDQDNIDKLLVDLGNNPIRSARFWCVLVLMRHADDPTPLICSASWEGEITLTQNGNGGFGYDPVFFVPEKNCTSAELTKEQKNAVSHRGQALQKLLLELQQKGGL, via the coding sequence ATGACCAAAACTTTAGTACTTGCTACAGGTAACCCTGGCAAAGTAAATGAGCTAGCTAACATGCTAAGCCCTCTGAATATTAATGTAGTTCCACAGAGCGATTTTAACGTAGGTGAAGTTGCCGAAACCGGCACTACCTTTGTTGAAAATGCCATTATTAAAGCGCGTCATGCCGCTAAAATTACTGGCATGCCTGCTATTGCCGATGACTCAGGTTTAGAAGTTGATGGCCTAAATGGCGCACCCGGTGTTTACTCTGCCCGTTTTGCAGGCCCAGGTGCCAGCGATCAAGATAACATTGATAAGTTACTCGTAGACTTGGGTAATAACCCTATCCGTAGTGCTCGTTTTTGGTGTGTACTGGTATTAATGCGCCACGCAGATGACCCTACCCCCCTTATTTGCAGTGCAAGCTGGGAAGGCGAAATTACGCTCACTCAAAATGGCAACGGTGGCTTTGGTTACGACCCTGTATTTTTTGTACCAGAGAAAAATTGTACCAGTGCTGAGCTTACAAAAGAGCAAAAAAATGCAGTGAGTCATCGCGGCCAAGCACTACAAAAACTATTGCTAGAGCTACAGCAAAAAGGCGGCCTGTGA
- a CDS encoding YggT family protein gives MNAMQFLISTLFDLFLMVVLLRFWLQWAKADFYNPMSQFVVKATSFAVKPLRKIIPGFGGLDLASLLLAFIVAVAKISTLMLVIYNAWAIQPVIIQALITVLKEGLNLVFWVLIIRAILSWVSQGYNPIEAVFHQLTEPMLKPIRKILPSMGGLDLSVLVLIIGIQFLQMLLMDFLV, from the coding sequence ATGAATGCCATGCAATTTTTAATCAGTACCCTGTTTGATTTGTTTTTAATGGTGGTATTACTGCGCTTTTGGCTGCAGTGGGCAAAAGCCGACTTTTATAATCCAATGAGCCAGTTTGTGGTTAAAGCCACTTCGTTTGCGGTAAAACCACTGCGTAAAATCATTCCGGGGTTTGGCGGACTTGATTTAGCATCTCTGTTGCTGGCATTTATAGTGGCTGTAGCAAAAATTAGTACTTTAATGCTTGTTATATATAATGCGTGGGCAATACAGCCTGTAATTATACAAGCACTTATAACGGTACTAAAAGAAGGCCTTAACTTAGTTTTTTGGGTACTTATTATTCGCGCTATTTTAAGTTGGGTTAGCCAAGGTTATAACCCTATAGAAGCGGTTTTCCATCAGCTTACTGAACCAATGCTAAAACCAATTCGTAAAATATTGCCATCAATGGGTGGCTTAGATTTATCAGTTTTAGTGCTTATTATTGGTATTCAGTTTTTGCAAATGCTGCTTATGGATTTTTTAGTCTAA